Within Sander vitreus isolate 19-12246 chromosome 23, sanVit1, whole genome shotgun sequence, the genomic segment GGCTTTGAGAACAGTTCTAATGCCCTCTTGTTAGTAGGGGTGTCACAATACCAAAAATTCAGTAGTTGGTGccaataccagtaaaataacacGATTCTCGATGCCGCTTTCAATACCACAGTAAAGATTTTCTAAGATTCCATGTACTTTAACTTGAAACAtgaacttctttattaaaatatattgaaaAATATCCAATTGtcataacaagacatacaaaacatgtgcaATAGAGCATATAATAACATAAGTGCAATGAATGGTCATAGTGCAACAACTAGTGTCCCCAGACACATTCCAGACTTGCAGGCATCTTTTCAAAAGGTACTGTGCAAAAacagtgtttctaacagttgcgtgccCAGAGACGTTACAAACCCCAGGTAAATATTGGCAGCTTAGAGTCCAAAAGGATGCCGAgatggctaatttcctcctgaacaggtagctaagcattagcttcaggataatttatcacggctacaagggatgggcattttgtcatttcacattgaattatatagctagagtacccaagttggttactcgcaaaaacaattgagacacagccagtaaagtgatcccgactggtcctggctaaccgtGGCTAACGTCGCCATGCTAACGGCTAATGTTACCTGAGGAGCAGCCAAGCGAgccacagctgtttacaacgtgtagcctgttcagcggccgtagccgacaacggtgagttatttgaagccaagagaggggggctgtagcTAAATCGGAAAGAGGACCGTGGGTTTGCAGTGAACATGCTGTTTCTTAAGTCGGGTAGAGTTGACTCTCGTATGTATCGGAAGTAGAAGGACATGACTTTGGCCACTTCTTCGTGACCTCCTTCTTCTGACTCGATCGACTGGAACACTCTGAAGCGTATACTGCCCCCATCAGTTCCGGAAGAGACGCAGCACCGATGCTGCCAACACTGGCATCGTCGCAAACGGTGCCTACGGTGCTTCAAAAAATGGGCGTCGTCGGTGTTTTAAGAACTGGAAGGTATCGGTGTtatcggttctcgtgacatctCTACTTGTTAGTGCTGGGCGGTATGACCAAAACATTTTAtcactgtaatttttttttttaagattctggcGGTTTCATGGTATATCatggtattttctttcttttgcttgactgggcctttatataggtttataatggcttattctactgtcaggaATACATAGAATATcgcaaacacattttaatgtcgtcatgtttactaaaagctttgattactaaagggtttgcttggctccacaacaactttaacattgtttccctttcaaaatgagagttgtataaacactaccttgGCCACAGGTAAGTTAGGTTGTTGTAGAAAAGTGGGCGACTGAACGTAGCGCCGCTGTCAGCCTCCTTTAgtgtttgaataatgttagtAGGTTGGTGGACGTATTTCAGCGAGGCAAGacatcttaaatccagtgtttttaaTCATTGAACCCGTCTTAACGGTCTGTAGCGGGACCGTAGGTGGATTTTTATTGCgttcataatgttgctccgctgcatgcttgaagtgacaTTAACGTCTTTAACATTATCACGGCCGAGTTACGGTAGCGCAACCAAGTAATGTTAGAGCAACTGgcaacaacagtggtttcttctctgttcttgaatgtgcagtagcgACTGGAGCCTCTCCTAGCTTAACAGACTgttatgctacctggctagctagcagctatgtTACCCAGCATGCTGTCCGACGgtgtaaatttgtaaatgtaaaattattagtgttagaaattgtttaagtcacaaattgttgtgctatggtgttttatcctgttttttagttagttagttgtgggttattaattgttataaagttactaccatgagtgagaagggtacgTAGTTAACAGGGCTCCTGTTCTCAATTTACTCGCAGATTACTTCGGCCGTAGCGCTTTTTGCGGCAATGCATTACGGTATATGAAAAATTCATATCATACAGGAAATTAATACCCGTATATGGTATAAACCGGCATAGCGCCCAGCACTACCTCTTGTAGTCACAAGTTACTGTTACGAAAGTCTGGTTTGAGCTAAAAAGTAAGGTAAATACAGTTagctaaatgaataaaaacaaaaggtaCATTTGGAGCACAGTGTTAGTACTcatatttttaagattatgtaGTTTGTCATGTAACGATATGCCCAGTTCAGACTAAAGATTCGATATGAGacaagttgaaacttgcaacttcttgcaacgcaccggtctgcagcgttctgaaacctgccagttgacaccaagggggtaagcttcgcttcagagctcgaacctcctatggcgccattttgatgctaccaaacgatcacccgacgttagcatcccattgactgccattcattttgacgtcactttgacagtgaataactttacatctgaagcatttaaagactttatttgtccattgtttatttctaaagaaacacgacagtgtataaaaggctccattaccttgtatatcacgttatggctccgtagcagccATAACGTAGCTCCGTagcgacttactgtctcatagaggaattaccgtatagtacaggagaagctctcaggtaGTTTGgatttacattagctgtttaagtttaattactaatgttaactatcattttagtgatcaataattagcctgtgcctatgttatctccttacatatacctacgctctccgtctctgcaagattgggaatgattgagatttctcttggcacagctaccagaagactttcagacaggttgctcacgtcacatctacgtcttcaagctcagttggggGCTGCGCAGTAATGGGCGCTCATCGGagaagtgcttctaatatccttcactggtctctgtccagagcaacgggatctgttggtccattctatatagtCTATGGTtgacaccaatgagacgagacgtatcatctccataacaacgcctctttgtacttccgtctTAACTTCTgactttttgtagctggatatatcatttgtttcatctaaatatgaatgtggataggGATATTGAGTTaattgctacagttgcatttctagtgatttttctgattcacggctttgttctaacaccgctgggcgctccctctcttcagtcactctctatctcACTTGACCATAAAACGTTACCGTGCTTTCGGGCGGTCGTTGAGGCTCAGTCTAAAACTCTGCTGTttataacataaaaataaaatggattatggataattttatttttatagtttaGGCTatccttacgttctaaaaccagcctctgcgacttgaacagctgagtcgcagccacACCATCAGcgggtttgagtcgagctgagacgggctaGTTCAGACCGCTACAGCTTTTCCCTGCGACGTTCTAAAATGGGGTTGTCtcgtcgcgaatctttggtctgaactgtgCTTTAAGTGCAATGGAGGGAAGCCAAACGCTGCAATGACACACAAACCAGTGAAAATCAGCGTAGCTTCCATTTAACGATAaataattagctaatgttagctaaagtTAGACACGCTATATAAAACATCACATGCATTGTTTTTCACGCCAAGCAACTGGATACGTCCGTCAACACGAGCATAAAAAATGAGTATGTATCTCTTAGGTTTTCATGGATGATGTTTTCATGACAATCTCAGTAGGCGCTAGCTTGTGCACTTAGCTAGCCAGAAAAATTCATGCAATGCATTACATAATTATGTAATGCATTgcattaatattatttattaatttttacagtaatgtaatgCATGTTATTTTGGGTTTGGGAAATGGTTTTGgtagatttaaaaatggttatTTGAAGGAGCTTGATTGGAGTGACATAATCAATAGCCTGGGGACAAGTACTATCTGCTTGATtactattttactttttcacaaACGGTGCTGAACTGGAATATTTTTATGCAGAAAACTGCTGTGATTTGTAAAATTGGTAAGCTTTTTTCCAGGATGACATTTGTTCGTAAATTGAGAAACATTGCCAGAAATTAGAACCTtggtgtctgtctctcttctgtATCCGCTTGTACAGTATAGTCTATGGTCCATTATCATAGTTGCAGGTGGGACATCCAGGGGACGAGCTGCTGGACTGAGGGGGAGGAGATCAGCTCAGTGATTACAGTGACAGTTCTCATAAGACCTTGGTATTTAAAATGGACACTGGGTTTTAGTCAGTCATCAGTAGTTTTCTGGGTTTGGTTCCTGCAAttgtcatatgtgtgtgtgtatatatatatatatatatatatagatatagatatagatatagatatagatatagatatagatagatatagataagatagatagatatctctatctctcattattaaaatgtgttacaTAAGAGCAAGCAATGTCATTTCCCaaacggatcacaaaactctGGCGCTCctgagccgtacaaccttatACCTCCGCCCAGAGGGCAAAAGGTGCAAGGCAGTAGATCGGTCCACCAAGATGGAGGTGGCCTTTTTCTTGCTGAGTGGAGAGACTCAGCTTACCCCTGTAATCAGAGGGCAGGTGTTCACCACTCCCCGGAGCTTTGTCTTTTcgagtcaactttattgtcaattctcttaaaatatgtgccagacatacagaggaatcgaaaatacattttcctctGATGCATGGTGTAATAagtacaaaatatatacaatacaataaaaaaattctaaataGTGCAAAAGTGAGACAAAACCAAACAGTATAAGAAACTaaagaaattgaaaatgtgCACTATAAAGGAAAAATATAAAAGTGAGTCTTCTCCTTCATTTAGGTACACTGCTGTTGTACAGTCTGCAGGCTGCATGTTGTATTGGAGGCTGTATGTTATACTTAATGAGTTTTAGACAGATTGAAGCAGATTGTGTCCTGTTGGAGCTCCTGTGCTGTGGGACCCGCTAACATGTCTTCTGTGTCTCCCTGCAGCTGTGATCATGTCCTCAGTGCTACAGAAGCTGATCAGCCCTCTGGCCAGTAGCCCTGCTGAGCTCCCCAGGAACAAGGTGACGGTGGTCGGGGTTGGCCAGGTGGGCATGGCCTGCGCCATCAGCATCCTGCTGCGGGTAAGACACAACGTgttcagaatgtttttttttttttttgtgtgttttttttttttttttttaaacaaggacaAATTGGGGGGggagcaatttaaaaaaaaaaaaaaaatactttgccacatgtgtaaatataatatactgtatagtagCTGTCAGTGTTATGTCTTTCACtaatatccaatatccaacagTCACATGGCCATTTTAATGGATCCAATATAGCTTTACAGATACTAATAATGCTGATATATTGTTCCTTACATTTATTAGACCCAAACTCAGGACCTTCTTGTTGCGAGgcaacagtgctaaccactCATTGACCAATGCAAGacgattctgacggtatgataaacTTCATCAAAAAACcagaaatgtctgggtaaaaaacttCTTTTCCTCCATtccactgtattttattttaaatagcaTATCCTATATCATATTAATATTAAGTTATActtatataaattatattttttttaatcgtgactaatcgccaaatttctatagttaaaacatgcgattaatcgtgattatcacatgaataaaattcaattattttgcatttcagaactgttttggtacatattaacaatggatatTACCAGTGGATCtcaattgggaatcaaatgactGCAAagagttactttatgaacttgactttaagatttgcatttgtttattttttatttactgtaaacaaaagaaacgtgTAAATCTGTCactattgcacaattcctccaagtacctaactgagatgtaacactaacactttgtgtatacagtacaaacaaaatggtccaaaaaccagatgccacagcaggacatttgtaacctttacgtttttctaataaggaatgtaacaattctcctggacagaaaagggggtggacaatgtcccaaatgacaaaaacagtcaaaaaaacgatactaacaacacagtcctaaaaccatATGCTGATATATGTAGTCAGTCtagtttagtaactcctaaataatgatTACTCACTGAATCCAgggatcaccggttaatgagacagcgtttgcagcagttccagtgtggctgctttctccgtggagtacaggctgtgtatgcgtgaaactactgtccccctcgacaactttttaaaagtaaactttccattcagaatcttctTGGCATCCAGTTCGGCGTctcacgctcgccatccactcaaaacgtcacgttagcctactactctttggccggctccaagcccaaacaagtgtgtgtgtgtgcagtgtgtctgttttgtttccggtctagctagatccggtgtggtattgtagtttttctaacgttactagctgttgcaacagcatgtgaaaaaactacaaagtttgaacgttaatctcgcgataaaaaaattgatcctgttaaaatgggtttgtgttaaCGCATTTAACTGACTGTGTGTCCCCAGATGTAGCCTACACAATGGTGGAAGACTTAAACAGACGTGATACCAGTTCAATTTATTTTAACACTAACTTACCAGAAAATGTGTACTTGTTTGCTTAGCGAAGTTGCGTTAGGATGGAAAATAGCTGATGTTGGCCTGTTATCTGCCTCGGTAGCAGCCTGAAGTTATTATTTCACTATTGTTAGATGTGCTACTTTAATGCTCATAGCTGATTGCAAATGTTCATTCAAAGACAGCGTTACGTTACCTTGAATTTGTTTGGGGCGTCTGTGCTTTTTCGGTGCCCGGAAAATTCCCACGTAGCCGGCTTCAGTCTTTTTAGACGTGGGGAAGGGATCGGGGGTTTTATCTCTTGCAGCCATCATGCGCAGACACTCGCACCGACAACAGGATGGGGAGGGGCCGTGATACTGCACCTTGGCAGGCAGAGGGATTTCtgaactgcactttctgtctgCAACGACTCAaacgattttatttttttttattctttaatgatttattataaatgtcttaatatttccCAGTAGATCTGTCATAACAAGCTAGTTTCATAAGATGTGAATCACAAACTGTAGAAGCTCAGGTGTGGCCTTattaaattgaaatgttttgGTTAAATTGAAATTCCATTTGTCATATTTATGTGCATGGTGTATGACAACATTACAATTCCAAAATATAAAGTTGCTGTTATAAAATGCATCATTACCATCAAACTtcaaattgaaaaatgaaaccCCTACTGCCAAATTGAATGGGAAATGGCCTCTCCTCCAGAATTATCTTCTTGCCCTTAAATTGTAtttttcaggattttttttccccccagaatCGATActttttgaatacattttttttttttttaccaatgtttcacctaaatattttctgtatatATGATACCGCTGATGGctactacatcatatccgtttccagcaaaacggaGCCAAAGCAGAAAATGTAGATACAATGCATGTAATTTACTTCTTTGTGTGTTctatgtgcatttttttttttaaacttttttttttgaaaatgtctcatggtatattgtctctagaagtgtattatttaacttttgtttttgttaaagaaggaaaagaaaatgtcagtaaTCAATACTATTGATTCACAATAATTCTACaatcacaataaatgacaattgCAAAtcaaatcggcacccatgtatcgggAAAGAAATCGAaccgggacaaaagcatatggtCCCTGCCCTACTGCCctccctctcatctctctcctcttcctcctgcggACAGGACCTGTGTGATGAGCTGGCCCTGGTGGATGTGATGGAGGACCGTCTCAAAGGAGAGATGATGGACTTGCAGCATGGCAGTCTCTTCCTCAAGACCTCCAAGATAGTCGCTGACAAAGGTCAGTACCTGctgctagggttgggtactgaaacccggtgctaatacagCACCGGTGGCTAAAGGTCCGGTATCTACCGGCCCGAATAGCAACCATAGGGTGCCTCATTTCAGTGCCTCTTAAATAACTGCGCTGCTTTCTGATGCTCCGAAATGTATGTtcgaggcaacagaagcatcgctgcgtGACACAAGTTCAcaatacacttggcagcaggtaatgttagcctaccgctagctatcAGCTGGATTAAAcgcagttaaaatgctgacagaaTGCAGGTAGCCTCGTGgggcattcaaagttattgtaaaatacccttttcccgtGTGGTGgtagtttttgtcgtttaacggCAATTTaatggtgaaataagttattacatttttaatttatttaaattttaacatatggcctcagcaataaacaagctgttctttaatgtcgccgactgtcgtttttgtgtgttttgtatcggttcaggcaccgtatAGGCAcggttttaaaagtatcgctttagcaccggtatcggaaacaAAACGATACCAACCCTTCCAGCTGCTCACATACAGCTGCACTGCAAAGAAAAACATCCCCAGACATCCCTCATCAGATCttgtttcactctctctctcttcctccagactacGCAGTCACAGCCAACTCTCGCCTGGTTGTGGTGACGGCCGGCGTTCGCCAGCAGGAGGGTGAGAGCCGCCTTAACCTGGTGCAGAGGAACGTCAACGTCTTTAAGGCCATCATCCCCCAGATCGTCAAGTACAGCCCCAACTGCACAATCATCGTGGTCTCCAACCCAGGTGAATACAATAACGCACACATTAAGGGACGTCCCGATCGGAGCCGATATGGGCATTTTTTTAACTGATTGGCAGTCACCCCGATCACCTTAATCCAATCATTCACGCCAGAAAATTCTTCACCATTCTAAGTAGTTGATTTTATGTGAATTTTACAAAAATGCTAGCTGCATTTGGTTAAATGTATTAAGCTGAAGGAATCGTTTAGTTACTttgttagttatttttgtaaacaaataaCGGTGTGCAGCTTTAAAATCTAGGCAAATAAGTgtctacatcctgtaacgccctgcagtgccctgctccGCCAtgaactacaactactatttctagtcagtTCCGTTATCTttactgttcatcacacccccaaccgacACCATCagaccaagagcctgggtctgtcccaggtttctccctaaaaggaagtttttcctcaccactgtcacactaaatgcttgctcttgggggaattactggaattgttgggtctttgtaaattagagtgtggtctacacctactctatctgtaaagtgtcttgagataactccttgttatgatttgatactatgaataaaatttgaaaaaaggaTTTTGGATCAGGACTcggcaatatttaaaaaatcggATCAGGGTTCGGGGGGCAAAAAAGCTGACTGGGACATTCCTACACACATTATCGTCTTTAGGGAGTCTTACTCCCAGCGGTCAGGGGTCTTTGGCGTTAGttactgatgcagaaaagcTCCTGTCAGACGCAGGGGGCTTTTTAACTAATTCCAATGTTATCCCATCTGCGACGatatttgacgctctgggtaCCCCTTTGGTGTCCTTTTTCAACGCGCTTGGGGAAACGTgacagttagctagactatctgtcaatctgagttttctctcgcacaactatttttcAGCAGCTCTGTCCGGCGcatagtgccgcccaagacaattgtgattggtttaaagaaatgccaataaactagagcatgtttttctcccatccaagAATGCTGCGTGGAGTAGtcaagaccctcctccgctctgcagcatgtggatggtctggcaaagcgagactaggttaCAAAAtatacgtttcagtgacacgtcGGTCAAGAACGGGagatgaaccccggtctcctgggtgaaagtcctgtgttgtttgacccatccacccacctaCCTACCTCCTTACGCTGTTCTTTTGTCtcttatactactccctaccgttgttGCTCATCATACTATGTAGACGACGCTACAAGGCTTGCCTTTTGCGTCTGTATCTGATaatgagagccactgaccaagtgtTAGTATTTGACGTGTTAGGGAGAacagatttgtttgtttgtttaaatgacTTCTGGTTGTGACACCCTCCACAGTTGACGTGTTGACTTATGTGACCTGGAAGCTGAGTGGTCTGCCCAAGCACCGCGTCATCGGCAGCGGCACCAACCTGGACTCGGCCCGCTTCCGCTACATGATGGCCGAACGCCTCGGCATCCACGCCAGCTCCTTTAACGGCTGGGTGCTGGGCGAGCATGGAGACACCAGCGGTAGGTACACACGGGGACCAGACTGTCATCTATTATCACTTAACAATCATAGGAATATCTGTCAATTTGGATGTAACATAACACTCCTCTCACAATTCGATACACGATTTTAAGTTTACAATACGTTTTTCTTTGGATTTGTTTTAACAGAATGAGTTGCAAACAAATgactaaaaaatatttatttatataaattgTGGAAACGGATCAAACAGTCCTAAGCAACTGAAATTGTcttattttaaataacaaatgaaataaaaaattagatttttttaaacaaatcgcacatcaaaataactaatatcttcaaataaataaactaagaacACAGTGACGTCCGACGTCAACCAAGCATAATCAAAATTAGTAAAAATTGAATCGcgattttttattctttattt encodes:
- the ldhba gene encoding L-lactate dehydrogenase B-A chain, producing the protein MSSVLQKLISPLASSPAELPRNKVTVVGVGQVGMACAISILLRDLCDELALVDVMEDRLKGEMMDLQHGSLFLKTSKIVADKDYAVTANSRLVVVTAGVRQQEGESRLNLVQRNVNVFKAIIPQIVKYSPNCTIIVVSNPVDVLTYVTWKLSGLPKHRVIGSGTNLDSARFRYMMAERLGIHASSFNGWVLGEHGDTSVPVWSGANVAGVNLQKLNPDIGTDNDKEQWKATHKAVVDSAYEVIKLKGYTNWAIGLSVADLTESIVKNMSRVHPVSTMVKDMYGIGEEVFLSLPCVLNSSGVSSVVNMTLTDGEVGQLKKSADTLWGIQKDLKDI